The following coding sequences lie in one Bordetella genomosp. 9 genomic window:
- a CDS encoding siderophore-interacting protein — MTGPDLTVQRVRHELKMRLLQVVRTTRVSPQLLRVTLTGDDLRGFVSASFDDHVKLFFPAPGQDKPALPSIGPNGISMPEGVPRPEARDYTPRRYDAASNELDIDFVLHGDGPACTWAAQARPGQYLGVGGPRGSFVIPTAFDWHLLIGDETALPAIARRLEELPADRRAIAIIEVADERARIALPSREGLTVRWLHRHDAPAGDPARLEQAARDVPLPAGEGYVWAAAESAAAKAVRQVMVQERGIDKTRIRASSYWKRGAAAVHETHED, encoded by the coding sequence ATGACCGGACCCGATCTCACCGTCCAGCGCGTACGCCATGAACTCAAGATGCGGCTTCTTCAGGTTGTCCGCACGACCCGCGTATCGCCGCAACTGCTGCGCGTCACGCTCACCGGCGACGACCTGCGCGGCTTCGTCTCCGCCTCGTTCGACGATCACGTCAAGCTGTTCTTTCCGGCGCCGGGCCAGGACAAGCCGGCGCTGCCGTCCATCGGTCCCAACGGCATCTCCATGCCCGAAGGCGTGCCGCGTCCGGAGGCGCGCGACTACACGCCGCGCCGCTACGACGCCGCATCGAACGAGCTGGATATCGATTTCGTGCTGCACGGCGACGGCCCTGCCTGCACCTGGGCCGCGCAGGCCCGTCCCGGCCAGTACCTGGGCGTGGGCGGACCGCGCGGTTCCTTCGTGATTCCCACCGCCTTCGATTGGCATCTTTTGATCGGCGACGAGACGGCCTTGCCCGCCATCGCGCGTCGGCTGGAGGAATTGCCGGCGGACAGGCGCGCCATCGCCATCATCGAAGTGGCCGACGAACGGGCCCGGATCGCGCTGCCCTCGCGCGAGGGGCTGACGGTGCGCTGGCTGCATCGCCATGATGCGCCGGCCGGCGATCCCGCCAGGCTGGAACAGGCGGCCCGCGATGTGCCGCTGCCCGCCGGCGAAGGCTATGTCTGGGCGGCCGCGGAATCGGCGGCGGCCAAGGCGGTGCGGCAGGTCATGGTGCAGGAGCGCGGCATCGACAAAACGCGCATCCGCGCCTCCAGCTATTGGAAGCGCGGCGCCGCGGCGGTGCACGAAACGCACGAAGATTGA
- a CDS encoding TonB-dependent siderophore receptor has protein sequence MCAASPVRAQGPAQDSFPPPADGAAAGSFSADAPVTQLPTVTTQATAVDDDTLVHLETPVNTGALGTRTQLETPFSSTVVTAQDIEDRQVNKLGDLFALDASVSDNSASYGGWASYLSVRGLPLDWQNSYRIDGKPFLSYVTVLPYEQFERVELLKGASGFMYGFGTPGGLINYVTKRPTDEPLRQIDLGYISPGLLSEHVDIGGRAGSSGAFGYRLNATHQGGTTYNDGYLNRNSFSLALDARLTDRLTWDFQSIVQNRNANEQEPSIYTGMMTGTRLPSPVRNDNDNLVGNGTYADNKFRFYSTGLTYRLNSDWTFSTNYSYSSTRTRRNESVLYLQDAAGDYMDNHSDYGEAYAYNQWQGMVQGKFHTGPLQHQVVIGASWQKQKSDFSSTYFSGLIGPGNIYRQNTNTYYSEGSLDLYRAAEITQKAVFVSDTVDLTRGWSVLGGIRYTDYSQVGFNPDGSRDSTYDKNGVPTPTLALMYNFAPQTMAYASYMESLEPGSTAGANYANFGALLDPLKSKQYEMGVKTQQENWAATAAVFRIEKKAEYTNASNELVQDGKSIFHGVELAGSVRVARDWNVGTSLMFLDSEYRKGSAYIGNRVAGAPKFVAAAQITYSVPYLPGLRLRADAKYTGATMLGASNDIQVDDYTIVNIGAIYDTRIAGYDATFRAGINNVANKKYWLYQSSDYIKAGDPRTFMVNASVRF, from the coding sequence TTGTGCGCCGCCAGTCCCGTTCGGGCGCAGGGGCCGGCCCAGGATTCTTTCCCGCCGCCCGCTGACGGGGCCGCCGCAGGAAGCTTCAGCGCCGACGCGCCCGTCACGCAGCTTCCCACCGTGACCACCCAGGCAACAGCCGTCGACGACGACACGCTCGTGCACCTGGAGACGCCCGTCAACACGGGCGCCCTGGGCACCCGCACCCAGCTCGAAACGCCGTTCTCCAGCACGGTCGTCACCGCGCAGGACATCGAGGACCGCCAGGTCAACAAGCTGGGGGATCTCTTCGCCCTGGATGCGTCCGTATCCGACAACAGCGCGTCCTATGGCGGTTGGGCCAGCTACCTGTCCGTGCGCGGCTTGCCCCTGGATTGGCAGAATTCCTACCGCATCGACGGCAAGCCTTTCCTGAGCTACGTCACCGTGCTCCCTTACGAGCAGTTCGAACGCGTCGAGCTCCTGAAAGGCGCCTCCGGCTTCATGTACGGATTCGGCACTCCCGGCGGGCTTATCAACTACGTCACCAAGCGGCCCACGGACGAGCCCCTGCGCCAGATCGACCTGGGCTATATCTCGCCAGGCCTGTTGAGCGAACACGTGGATATCGGCGGGCGCGCCGGGTCCAGCGGCGCCTTCGGCTACCGCCTGAACGCGACGCATCAGGGCGGCACGACGTACAACGATGGCTACCTGAATCGCAATTCCTTCTCGCTGGCGCTGGACGCCAGGCTTACCGACAGGCTGACCTGGGATTTCCAGTCCATCGTCCAGAACCGCAACGCGAACGAGCAGGAACCCAGCATCTACACCGGCATGATGACGGGCACCCGCCTGCCCAGCCCGGTACGCAACGACAACGACAACCTGGTGGGGAACGGCACCTATGCCGACAACAAGTTCCGGTTCTATTCGACGGGGCTGACCTACCGCTTGAATTCCGACTGGACGTTCAGCACCAACTACAGCTACAGCAGCACGCGCACGCGTCGCAATGAGTCCGTGCTGTACCTGCAGGACGCCGCCGGCGATTACATGGACAACCATTCCGACTACGGCGAGGCCTATGCGTACAACCAGTGGCAAGGCATGGTGCAGGGCAAGTTCCACACCGGCCCTTTGCAGCACCAGGTTGTCATCGGCGCGTCCTGGCAGAAGCAGAAGAGCGACTTCAGCTCCACGTATTTCAGCGGCCTGATCGGGCCGGGCAACATCTACCGCCAGAACACCAATACCTATTACAGCGAGGGTTCGCTCGACCTGTATCGCGCGGCCGAGATCACGCAGAAGGCGGTATTCGTCAGCGATACGGTGGATCTGACGCGCGGCTGGTCGGTGCTGGGCGGCATCCGCTATACCGACTACAGCCAGGTGGGTTTCAATCCCGACGGCAGCCGCGATTCGACCTACGACAAGAACGGCGTGCCGACGCCTACCTTGGCTTTGATGTACAACTTCGCGCCGCAGACCATGGCGTATGCGAGCTACATGGAGTCGCTGGAGCCCGGATCGACGGCAGGCGCCAACTATGCCAACTTCGGGGCGTTGCTCGATCCGCTGAAAAGCAAGCAGTACGAGATGGGCGTCAAAACGCAGCAGGAAAACTGGGCGGCCACCGCGGCGGTGTTCCGCATCGAGAAGAAGGCGGAATACACCAACGCGAGCAACGAGCTGGTCCAGGACGGAAAGTCGATCTTCCATGGCGTGGAGCTGGCGGGTTCGGTGCGCGTGGCGCGCGACTGGAATGTGGGAACGAGCCTGATGTTCCTCGATTCCGAATACCGCAAAGGTTCCGCCTACATCGGCAACCGCGTTGCCGGCGCGCCGAAATTCGTCGCCGCCGCGCAGATTACCTACAGCGTGCCTTACCTTCCCGGCCTGCGCCTGCGCGCGGATGCCAAATACACCGGCGCCACGATGCTGGGCGCGTCCAACGACATCCAGGTGGACGACTACACCATCGTCAACATCGGCGCCATCTACGACACCCGCATCGCCGGGTATGACGCCACCTTCCGGGCGGGCATCAACAACGTGGCGAACAAGAAGTACTGGCTGTACCAATCTTCGGATTACATCAAGGCGGGCGATCCGCGCACCTTCATGGTGAATGCGAGCGTCAGGTTCTGA
- a CDS encoding ABC transporter ATP-binding protein has protein sequence MSLLQVRRLTKRFGGVTAVDGIDFDVAGGEFLALIGPNGAGKSTTFNMVGGQIKPSAGTVTLDGRELTGLHPRDIWRLGVGRTFQIAETFASLTVVENVQMALLSHRRRIFSLWRPAATHARTRALELLAQVGMADQADRPCSELAYGDVKRVELAMALANEPKLLLMDEPTAGMAAEERNALMALTRQLVAERGMAVLFTEHSMDVVFAHADRVIVLARGKCIAQGSVQAVRDDPEVREVYLGAVVPSEGGPA, from the coding sequence ATGAGCCTGCTTCAGGTGCGCAGGCTGACCAAGCGCTTCGGCGGCGTGACCGCCGTGGATGGTATCGATTTCGACGTCGCGGGCGGCGAGTTCCTGGCGCTGATCGGCCCCAACGGCGCGGGCAAGTCGACGACCTTCAACATGGTGGGCGGGCAGATCAAGCCCAGCGCCGGCACGGTCACGCTGGACGGCCGCGAGCTGACGGGGCTGCATCCGCGCGACATATGGCGGCTGGGCGTGGGACGCACCTTCCAGATTGCCGAAACCTTCGCGTCGCTGACCGTCGTCGAGAACGTCCAGATGGCCTTGTTGTCGCATCGACGGCGCATCTTTTCCCTGTGGCGTCCGGCCGCAACGCATGCGCGCACGCGCGCATTGGAACTGCTGGCGCAGGTCGGCATGGCCGACCAGGCGGACCGCCCGTGCAGCGAACTCGCCTATGGCGACGTCAAGCGGGTCGAATTGGCCATGGCGCTTGCGAACGAGCCCAAGCTGCTGCTGATGGACGAGCCCACGGCCGGCATGGCCGCGGAAGAGCGCAACGCCCTGATGGCTTTGACCCGGCAGCTGGTGGCGGAGCGCGGCATGGCGGTCCTGTTCACCGAGCACAGCATGGACGTGGTGTTCGCGCATGCAGACCGCGTGATCGTGCTGGCGCGCGGCAAATGTATCGCGCAAGGCAGCGTGCAGGCGGTGCGCGACGACCCCGAGGTGCGCGAAGTCTATCTCGGCGCCGTCGTGCCTTCCGAAGGCGGCCCGGCATGA
- a CDS encoding CsbD family protein, which translates to MMEKTEGTVQKWAGKAQDAVGEMTGDAGTQLEGKARELAGRTQQSYGELLNMVRDCASERPFATVAVAVGAGFLLGALMSRR; encoded by the coding sequence ATGATGGAAAAGACAGAAGGCACCGTGCAGAAATGGGCGGGCAAGGCGCAGGACGCGGTGGGCGAGATGACCGGCGATGCCGGCACGCAGCTGGAGGGCAAGGCGCGCGAACTGGCCGGCCGTACTCAGCAGTCGTATGGCGAGCTGTTGAATATGGTGCGCGACTGCGCTTCCGAGAGGCCCTTTGCCACCGTGGCGGTGGCCGTCGGCGCGGGCTTCCTGCTTGGGGCTCTGATGTCGCGTCGCTAG
- a CDS encoding PadR family transcriptional regulator, translating to MHFFHPFFTAGRRWNPGAVFHAMGGRHGGGHGGFPGRGGRHGHGGHGDDGANDDQGWMRGRKFGADDLQLMLLGILEQNPSHGYQLIKALGDMSSGFYTPSPGMVYPALTYLEELGYATVELEGAKKRYHLSDEGRAHVQANRDRLTLLFGRLKHVSRKMEWMRRAWTGQPAETGREGEDRATGWLPEYVQARQALRNALLRREDADPAEQRRIAAILARAIAEIEGNAQDQG from the coding sequence ATGCACTTCTTTCACCCCTTCTTCACCGCCGGCCGGCGCTGGAACCCGGGCGCCGTCTTCCACGCCATGGGCGGCCGGCATGGCGGCGGGCACGGCGGCTTTCCCGGCCGCGGCGGCCGTCATGGACATGGCGGCCATGGCGATGATGGCGCGAATGACGACCAGGGCTGGATGCGCGGCCGCAAATTCGGCGCGGACGACTTGCAATTGATGCTGCTCGGCATCCTGGAACAGAACCCCAGCCACGGCTATCAATTGATCAAGGCCCTGGGCGATATGAGCAGCGGCTTTTACACGCCCAGTCCGGGCATGGTGTATCCCGCGCTGACTTACCTGGAAGAACTGGGCTACGCCACGGTCGAACTCGAAGGCGCCAAGAAGCGCTATCACCTGTCCGACGAAGGCCGCGCGCACGTCCAGGCCAACCGGGACCGGCTCACGCTGCTGTTCGGCCGCTTGAAGCATGTCTCGCGCAAGATGGAATGGATGCGCCGCGCCTGGACCGGCCAGCCGGCCGAAACGGGCCGCGAAGGCGAGGACCGCGCGACGGGCTGGCTGCCGGAATACGTGCAGGCCCGCCAGGCCCTGCGCAACGCCTTGCTGCGGCGGGAAGACGCGGATCCCGCGGAACAGCGGCGCATCGCCGCGATCCTGGCCCGGGCGATTGCCGAAATCGAAGGCAATGCCCAAGACCAAGGCTGA
- the imuA gene encoding translesion DNA synthesis-associated protein ImuA: MSTTVAPPPEQIHPALWRGTQLAQASRAAVPTGHSALGKELPGGGWSTGVLNELLLPRPGIGEMRLLQPALRALDPQGCIVLVQPPRIPHIAAWTSWGLDPARLLWVNPERPADALWAAEQVLKNAGCAALLCWLPQARPESLRRLHLAAQGGPTLFFCLRPARAAAQASPAPLRLALTPARNGVMVDIVKRRGPVCGQSLYIALETPRPATADAPPAVPSETQRPATAAPSGTPASSPSPIPLSHATLDRRQPAEAGAGRAAPAVAA; the protein is encoded by the coding sequence ATGTCGACGACCGTCGCGCCGCCTCCCGAACAGATCCATCCCGCCCTGTGGCGGGGGACGCAGCTCGCCCAGGCTTCGCGGGCGGCAGTCCCCACAGGGCATTCCGCCTTGGGCAAGGAATTGCCGGGCGGCGGCTGGTCCACGGGGGTGCTGAACGAACTGCTGTTGCCGCGTCCCGGCATAGGCGAAATGCGTCTGCTGCAGCCCGCCCTGCGGGCCCTGGATCCGCAGGGCTGCATCGTCCTGGTCCAGCCGCCCCGCATCCCGCATATCGCGGCGTGGACCAGCTGGGGGCTGGACCCTGCCCGGCTGCTCTGGGTGAATCCCGAGCGGCCCGCCGACGCGCTGTGGGCGGCGGAACAGGTTTTGAAGAACGCGGGCTGCGCCGCGCTGCTGTGCTGGCTGCCGCAGGCCCGTCCCGAATCCCTGCGCCGCCTGCATCTGGCCGCCCAGGGCGGCCCCACACTGTTCTTCTGCCTGCGGCCGGCGCGCGCCGCCGCGCAGGCCTCGCCCGCGCCCTTGCGGCTGGCCCTGACGCCAGCCCGCAACGGGGTCATGGTGGATATCGTCAAACGCCGCGGCCCGGTCTGCGGCCAATCGTTGTATATCGCGCTGGAAACGCCGCGTCCCGCTACGGCCGATGCGCCGCCGGCCGTGCCGTCCGAAACGCAACGGCCGGCGACGGCCGCGCCGTCCGGGACGCCGGCATCCTCGCCTTCTCCTATTCCCCTTTCCCATGCAACTCTGGATCGCCGTCAACCTGCCGAGGCTGGCGCTGGACGCGCTGCACCCGCCGTGGCCGCTTGA
- a CDS encoding ABC transporter permease translates to MDLSALLVQLLNGLAEASTLFLVACGLSLIFGVTRIVNFAHGSLYMAGLYVAYSLTERYGATPLGFWGSTLLAAAAIGLLGAIVELALLRRIYRAPELLQLLATFALVLLINDAALAIWGPEDLLGRRAPGLGGSVTVLQRQFPAYSLVLIAVGPIVLCLLWLLLTRTRWGLLVRAATQDREMLGALGVNQGWLFTSVFALGAALAGLAGAVQVPREPASLGLDLRTIGDAFVVVVVGGMGSIPGAYIAALLIAEIKALCIAIGTVRLGGVAFSLAPLTLAAEFLVMAVVLAVRPWGLLGRPAPPARATAPVEAPLRPASRGMRLLAGALLVVLIALPLASDRFPYAVILATDILIAVLFAASLHFIMGPGGIHSFGHAAYFGLGAYGAALLLKSLTLPMEAALALAPLAAAAGALVFGWFCVRLSGVYLAMLTLAFAQIVWSVVFQWDGVTGGSNGVTGVWPSDLLTTGYAYYYLTLASSAGGVWLLRRILFSPFGYAMRAGRDSPLRSDAIGLDVARVQWLAFVIAGGFAGLAGALYAFSKGSIAPDVMAVGKSVDGLVMVLLGGIQALAGPVAGAAVYTWLQDSIMRATEYWRALLGGVILLLVLAFPQGIAGFARQLADRWRAGGTPARETPQ, encoded by the coding sequence ATGGACCTGAGCGCATTGCTGGTCCAGCTGCTGAACGGGCTGGCCGAGGCTTCCACGCTATTCCTGGTGGCCTGCGGCCTGTCGCTGATCTTCGGCGTGACGCGCATCGTCAACTTCGCCCACGGCTCGCTCTACATGGCGGGGCTTTACGTGGCCTACAGCCTGACCGAGCGCTACGGCGCGACGCCGCTGGGATTCTGGGGCAGCACGCTGCTCGCCGCGGCGGCGATCGGCCTGCTCGGCGCGATCGTCGAACTGGCGCTGTTGCGGCGCATCTACCGCGCACCGGAACTGCTGCAACTGCTCGCGACCTTCGCCCTGGTGCTCTTGATCAATGACGCGGCGCTGGCGATCTGGGGTCCCGAGGACCTGCTGGGACGGCGCGCGCCCGGCCTGGGCGGCTCGGTGACCGTGCTGCAGCGCCAGTTTCCCGCGTACAGCCTGGTGCTGATCGCCGTCGGCCCTATCGTGCTCTGCCTGCTGTGGCTGCTGCTCACGCGTACGCGGTGGGGCCTGCTGGTGCGCGCCGCCACCCAGGACCGCGAAATGCTCGGTGCGCTGGGCGTGAACCAGGGCTGGCTCTTCACCAGCGTTTTCGCGCTTGGCGCCGCGCTCGCCGGCCTGGCCGGCGCGGTGCAGGTGCCGCGCGAGCCGGCCAGCCTGGGACTGGACCTGCGGACGATCGGCGACGCCTTCGTCGTGGTCGTGGTGGGCGGCATGGGCTCGATACCGGGGGCCTACATCGCGGCGCTGCTCATCGCCGAAATAAAGGCGCTGTGCATCGCCATCGGCACGGTCAGGCTGGGCGGCGTGGCCTTCTCGCTGGCGCCCCTGACGCTGGCGGCCGAGTTCCTGGTGATGGCCGTGGTGCTGGCGGTGCGGCCCTGGGGCCTGCTGGGCCGCCCCGCGCCCCCGGCGCGCGCGACGGCGCCCGTCGAAGCGCCGCTGCGCCCGGCCTCCCGCGGCATGCGTCTGCTGGCGGGTGCGCTGCTCGTTGTGCTGATCGCGCTGCCCCTGGCCAGCGATCGCTTTCCCTATGCCGTCATCCTGGCCACGGACATCCTCATCGCCGTGCTGTTCGCCGCCAGCCTCCACTTCATCATGGGTCCCGGGGGGATACATTCCTTCGGTCACGCAGCGTATTTCGGCCTGGGCGCCTACGGCGCCGCCCTGCTGCTGAAAAGCCTGACACTGCCCATGGAAGCGGCTCTGGCCCTGGCGCCGCTGGCGGCCGCGGCCGGCGCGCTGGTCTTCGGCTGGTTCTGCGTGCGGCTGTCGGGCGTCTACCTGGCAATGCTGACCCTGGCCTTCGCGCAGATCGTATGGTCCGTGGTTTTCCAATGGGACGGGGTGACCGGCGGGTCCAACGGTGTTACGGGCGTCTGGCCCTCGGATCTGCTGACAACGGGCTACGCCTATTACTACCTGACCCTGGCATCGAGCGCCGGGGGCGTCTGGCTGTTGCGGCGCATTCTGTTTTCTCCGTTCGGCTACGCCATGCGGGCCGGCCGCGATTCGCCGCTGCGCAGCGACGCCATCGGACTGGATGTGGCGCGCGTGCAGTGGCTGGCCTTCGTCATCGCGGGCGGATTCGCCGGGCTGGCCGGCGCCCTGTACGCGTTTTCCAAAGGCAGCATTGCCCCCGACGTGATGGCGGTCGGCAAATCCGTGGATGGCCTGGTCATGGTGCTGCTTGGCGGCATCCAGGCCCTGGCAGGACCGGTGGCCGGGGCGGCCGTCTACACCTGGCTGCAGGACAGCATCATGCGCGCGACCGAATACTGGCGCGCGCTGCTTGGCGGCGTGATCCTGCTGCTCGTGCTGGCCTTCCCGCAGGGCATCGCGGGATTCGCCCGGCAGTTGGCGGACCGCTGGCGCGCGGGCGGCACGCCCGCGCGGGAGACGCCGCAATGA
- a CDS encoding Y-family DNA polymerase translates to MQLWIAVNLPRLALDALHPPWPLDATACAVVEHECVMALTPAAASHGIVLGMRRAGATALAPHAILLDRDVAAEGAAMEGAALALLQYTPEVALGEADSLLLNVGASLRIFGGPRALARRIAATLAELGLQARLGMAPTAGGAWLLARRTDAGPRHALALPRLARRLDALPCALLPQAQPHLEWLHGIGCRQFGFLRRLPRAGLQRRCGPALLKALDAAYGQAPEVHAWISPPAQFKRRFELIERIEHADAVLAVARKLIEQMSGWLTARQRAVPALALEMEHERGRHARPPSRLELTLAEPAWQPAHLLGLLRERLGRMTLEAPVIAVVLEAPRTVPQPAANATLFPEPAQAASEQARLLDLLTSRLGETRVLRPCPAADHRPEVANRWTGVHDTAGPGVRAPVLDRPFWLLDPPQPLQVRRNRPVHGTPLTLVRGPERIESGWWDEAPAVRDYFVAEDADAARYWIYRERGADDGRWFLHGLFG, encoded by the coding sequence ATGCAACTCTGGATCGCCGTCAACCTGCCGAGGCTGGCGCTGGACGCGCTGCACCCGCCGTGGCCGCTTGACGCCACGGCATGCGCCGTGGTCGAACACGAGTGCGTCATGGCTTTGACCCCCGCCGCGGCCAGCCATGGCATCGTCCTGGGCATGCGCCGCGCCGGCGCCACCGCGCTGGCGCCGCACGCCATCCTGCTGGATCGCGATGTCGCGGCAGAAGGCGCCGCCATGGAAGGCGCGGCGCTGGCGCTCTTGCAGTACACGCCCGAGGTCGCCCTGGGCGAAGCCGACAGCCTGCTGCTGAATGTGGGCGCGAGCCTGCGCATCTTCGGCGGCCCGCGCGCGCTGGCGCGGCGCATCGCCGCCACGCTGGCGGAACTGGGGCTGCAGGCGCGCCTGGGAATGGCGCCCACCGCCGGCGGCGCCTGGCTGCTGGCGCGCCGCACCGATGCGGGCCCGCGTCACGCCCTGGCCCTGCCGCGCCTGGCGCGCCGGCTGGACGCGCTGCCCTGCGCCCTGCTCCCGCAGGCGCAACCGCATCTGGAATGGCTGCACGGCATCGGCTGCCGCCAGTTCGGCTTCCTGCGCCGCCTGCCCCGCGCCGGCTTGCAGCGGCGTTGCGGTCCCGCCCTGCTGAAAGCGTTGGACGCCGCTTATGGACAGGCGCCGGAAGTCCACGCCTGGATTTCGCCGCCGGCGCAGTTCAAGCGCCGTTTCGAATTGATCGAGCGTATCGAGCATGCCGATGCCGTACTTGCGGTGGCCCGCAAGCTGATCGAACAGATGAGCGGCTGGCTGACCGCCCGCCAGCGCGCCGTGCCCGCGCTGGCGCTGGAAATGGAACACGAACGCGGCCGTCATGCCCGTCCGCCCAGCCGGCTGGAATTGACCCTGGCCGAACCCGCGTGGCAGCCCGCCCATTTGCTTGGCCTGCTGCGCGAACGGCTGGGCCGCATGACCCTGGAAGCGCCGGTCATCGCCGTCGTGCTGGAAGCGCCGCGGACCGTCCCGCAGCCCGCCGCCAATGCCACCCTGTTTCCAGAGCCGGCGCAGGCGGCCAGCGAACAGGCGCGTCTGCTGGACCTGCTGACGTCCCGCCTGGGCGAAACGCGGGTGCTGCGCCCTTGCCCCGCCGCCGACCATCGGCCCGAAGTCGCCAATCGCTGGACCGGCGTGCACGACACGGCCGGCCCCGGCGTCCGCGCACCCGTCCTGGATCGCCCCTTCTGGCTGCTCGATCCGCCGCAGCCGCTGCAGGTGCGCCGCAACAGGCCGGTGCATGGCACGCCCCTGACCCTGGTGCGCGGCCCCGAACGCATCGAAAGCGGCTGGTGGGACGAGGCCCCGGCGGTGCGGGATTACTTCGTGGCGGAGGACGCGGACGCGGCCCGTTACTGGATTTACCGGGAACGCGGGGCGGACGATGGCCGCTGGTTCCTGCACGGGCTGTTTGGCTGA
- a CDS encoding ABC transporter substrate-binding protein, with amino-acid sequence MNHDTPARGRSAAVRLARAAAIAGSGIALALAGIAFCADAAAESTTIRIGEINSYKAQPAFLEPYRKGMELAVEQVNAAGGIAGKKLELITRDDNANPGDAVRAAEELLARERADVLMGSFLSNVGLALTDFARQKKVFFLASEPLTDKIVWQDGNRYTFRLRVSTYMQTAMLVPEAVKLKKKRWAVVYPNYEYGQSAVATFKELLKKAQPDVEFVNEQAVPLGKVDAGSVVQALADAKPDAIFNVLFATDVAKLVREGNTRGLFPATPVVSLLTGEPEYLDPLKDETPTGWIVTGYPWSSIETKEHTAFRNAYRARFKDYPRLGSVIGYSAVMSMAAGMRKAGGADTERLISAFEGLKVETPFGHIQYRAIDHQSTMGAYVGKLAQQDGKGVMIDYQYMDGANFLPSDEEVRKLRPAAR; translated from the coding sequence ATGAATCACGACACACCGGCGCGCGGCCGCAGCGCCGCTGTCCGGCTGGCCCGCGCCGCCGCCATCGCCGGTTCCGGCATCGCGCTCGCGCTGGCGGGCATCGCCTTTTGCGCCGATGCGGCCGCGGAAAGCACCACGATCCGCATCGGTGAGATCAACAGCTACAAGGCGCAGCCAGCCTTTCTGGAGCCCTACCGGAAAGGGATGGAACTGGCCGTCGAACAGGTCAACGCGGCAGGCGGCATCGCCGGCAAGAAGCTTGAACTGATCACACGGGACGACAATGCCAACCCTGGCGACGCCGTGCGCGCCGCGGAAGAACTGCTGGCGCGCGAGCGTGCCGACGTTCTGATGGGATCCTTTCTGTCGAATGTCGGCCTGGCGCTGACCGACTTCGCCCGCCAGAAAAAGGTCTTTTTCCTGGCCAGCGAGCCGCTGACCGACAAGATCGTCTGGCAGGACGGCAACCGTTATACCTTCCGGCTGCGCGTCTCCACGTATATGCAGACGGCCATGCTGGTGCCGGAAGCGGTAAAACTGAAGAAAAAGCGCTGGGCGGTGGTTTATCCGAACTACGAGTATGGCCAGTCCGCGGTCGCCACCTTCAAGGAATTGCTGAAGAAGGCGCAGCCGGACGTCGAATTCGTCAATGAGCAGGCAGTACCGCTGGGCAAGGTGGACGCGGGCAGCGTGGTGCAGGCGCTGGCCGACGCAAAGCCCGATGCGATCTTCAACGTGCTGTTCGCCACCGATGTGGCCAAACTGGTGCGCGAGGGCAATACGCGGGGTCTGTTTCCCGCAACGCCGGTGGTCAGCCTGCTGACCGGCGAACCCGAATACCTTGACCCGCTGAAGGACGAGACGCCCACCGGCTGGATCGTCACCGGCTATCCGTGGTCGTCCATCGAGACGAAGGAACACACCGCTTTCCGCAATGCGTACCGCGCCCGCTTCAAGGACTATCCGCGCCTGGGTTCCGTCATCGGCTACAGCGCCGTGATGTCCATGGCCGCGGGCATGCGCAAGGCGGGCGGCGCGGACACCGAAAGGCTGATTTCCGCGTTCGAAGGGCTGAAAGTGGAGACGCCGTTCGGCCACATCCAATATCGCGCCATCGACCACCAGTCCACCATGGGCGCGTATGTGGGCAAGCTGGCGCAGCAGGATGGCAAAGGCGTCATGATCGATTACCAGTACATGGACGGCGCCAATTTCCTGCCCTCGGACGAAGAGGTCAGGAAACTGCGACCGGCAGCGCGTTGA